The following proteins are co-located in the Gossypium hirsutum isolate 1008001.06 chromosome A02, Gossypium_hirsutum_v2.1, whole genome shotgun sequence genome:
- the LOC107940165 gene encoding auxin-responsive protein IAA4 — protein MEGSVGYDNDLNLRATELRLGLPGTEPVSIVRSNKRSLQQVADDDCGVNGCKSDDQNETAPPPPKAQIVGWPPIRSYRKNNIQTKKNESEGGGIYVKVSMDGAPYLRKIDLKIYSGYPELLQAIENMFKFTIGEYSEREGYKGSDYAPTYEDKDGDWMLVGDVPWEMFITSCKRLRIMKGSEARGLGCGV, from the exons atggaaggcAGTGTGGGTTATGACAATGATCTGAATCTCAGGGCAACTGAACTTAGATTAGGGTTGCCTGGAACAGAACCAGTTTCCATTGTTAGAAGCAACAAGAGATCATTGCAACAAGTAGCTGATGATGATTGTGGAGTAAATGGCTGCAAATCTGATGATCAAAATGAAACTGCTCCTCCTCCTCCAAA AGCACAAATCGTGGGTTGGCCACCGATCCGCTCTTATAGAAAGAACAATATTCAGACAAAGAAAAATGAGTCGGAGGGTGGTGGGATTTATGTGAAAGTAAGCATGGATGGAGCACCATATCTAAGAAAAATTGACCTTAAAATTTACTCTGGGTACCCTGAATTATTACAGGCTATTGAGAACATGTTCAAGTTCACCATAG GTGAGTACTCTGAAAGAGAAGGCTATAAAGGATCAGATTATGCACCTACTTATGAAGACAAAGATGGAGATTGGATGCTAGTCGGTGATGTTCCATGGGA aATGTTCATCACATCATGTAAGAGATTAAGGATCATGAAAGGATCAGAAGCTAGAGGATTAGGTTGTGGTGTATGA